DNA sequence from the Macrobrachium nipponense isolate FS-2020 chromosome 3, ASM1510439v2, whole genome shotgun sequence genome:
ttattggcagtggggggGGGGCCTCCACCTTtggactaaaaagtaagactgctaaGGCACGCaatttccacattattggcaGTGTGGGCCTCTCCTTGgacctaaaagaaaaaattgaagactGCAAAGGGCCAGCAATTTCCTACCAAGTTTTACGGCAGTGGGCCCTCTCCTTGGGACTAAAAAGAAGAACTTGCtaaaggcagcaatttccacccAGTATTGGCTATTGGTAGTGGCCTTCCCCTTTGACCttggaaactaaaaagtaaaagactgcaaggcaatgCAAATTTCCACAGtttttattggcagtgggccctcTCCTTGGACCAAACAAAAGTTAAGACTGCTACGGCAGCAATTTTCCAACAGTTATTTTGGCAGTGGGCCTCTCCTTGGACTAAAAGTTAAGAACTGCTTAAGGCAGCAATTTTCCACAGggtttattggcagtgggcctcgccttttggCAGGGTGGGCCTCTCCTTGGGactaaaaaggaagactgcaaaGGCATCAATTTCCACCCAGTTAGTTTGGCAGTGGGGCCTCCCTCCTTGGACTAAAAGAAACTGCAAGcatcaatttccacagttattggcaagtGGGCCTATCCTGGACTTTAAAAAGCCAGACTGCAAGGCATCACTTTCCACGGcattggcagtgggcctctccTTGGACCTAAAAAGGAGACTGCAAGGCATTCCAATTTTCCCCACAGTTTATtgggcagtgggcctcgcctttggcAACTAACAAAAAGTAAGACTGGCTAAGGCATCCAATTCTTTCCACAGTATTTGGCCAGTGGGCCCTCCTCACTTTggattaaaaagtaagactgctagTCATCAATTTTCcatcagttattggcagtgggcctcctACTTGGACCTAAAAAGAAGACTGCTTAGGGCAAATCAATTTCCACACAGTTACTTGGCAGTGGGGCCATCTCCTTTGGACTAAAAAGAAGATCATGCTAGGCATCAATTTCCACAAGTTTTATTGGGCAGTGGGCCTCCTCCTTGGACCTAAAAGAGACTGCTAGGCTCAATTTTCCACAAGttaattggcagtgggcctcaccTTCGGACTAAAAAAGGAACACTGCAATTTTAGGCCATAAATTTCCACGTTATTGGCAGTTGGGCCCTCCTTGGACCTTAAAAAGAGGACCTGCTAAAAGGCATCAATTTCCACAGTTTTGGCAGTGGGCCTCTTCCTTGGAAGCTAAAGAAGACTGCTAAGGCATCAATTTTCCACCCCagtttattggcagtgggctcTCCTTTTGGGCCAGTGGGCCTTTCCTTGGACTAAAAGAAGACTGCAAGGCATGCAAATTCCAatttccccagttattggcagtggggggCCTGCTCCTTGGgactaaaagaaaaagaactgctAGGCATCAATTTCCACAGTTAATTGGCATGGGCCTCTCCTTGGACTAAAAGAAGAACTGAAAGGGCCATCCAATTTCCACCAGTTTATTTTGGCAGTGGGCCTCTCCTTGGACTAAAAAGAAGACTGGCAAGGcatcaatttccacagttatttggcaGTGGGCCTCCGTTTGATTAAAAGTAGACCCTTGAAGGCATCAAATTTCACAAAAGTTTAATTGGCATGGGCCTCGCCTTGATTAAGAGTAAGACTGCTAAGGCCATCAATTTCCACATGTTAATTGGCAGTCGGGCCTCTTCTTGGACTAAAAAGAAGACTGATGGCAAGGCCATTCAaatttcccacagttattggcagttgggCTCTCCTTGGACTAAAAAGAAGAACTGCTAGGGGCCATCAATTCCCTAGttaattggcagtgggcctcaccTTGGACAAAAAGGAACACTGCTAGGCATCaatttccacagtttattggtcAGTGGTGCCCTCCTTGGACCTTTGATTAaaaaagtagactgcaaggcaTCAATTTCCACCAGTTTATTAGGCAGTTGGGGGCGGGCCTCCTTGGACTTTAAAAAAGAAGACTGCAAGCATAATTTCCCACCAAAAAGTAATTGAGTGGCTCGCCTTGGACTAAAAAGAAGACTTGGCAAGCAATTTCAAATTTTCCACCAGTtcattggcagtgggcctcgcctttgacttaaaagtaagactgctaaaggcatcaatttcctttccaaccagttattggcagtgggccgcCCTTCGGACCTTGGAAAAACAAAAAGGACTTGCTAAGGCATCAATTTTCCACAGTTATCTGGGCAGTGGCCTCGTCCTTGGACTACAAAAGAAGACTGCGAggcatcaactgtttccaccagTTTACGGCAGTGGGCTCTCTCCCTtggactaaaaagaaaaaaaagactgcaaggcaatCCAATTTCCAGCAGGTTTTTATTGGCAGTGGCCTCTCCTTGGACTAAAAAAGAAAGACTTGCTAAGGCATctaatttccacagttattggcagtgggactCTCCTTGACTAAAAAGAAGACTGGCAATAGGGCATCAATTTCCAACAGTTAATATTGGGCAGTGGGCCTGGGCCCTCCTTGGACCTTTAAAGAAAAAGTAAGACCTGCAAGGCATCAATTTCCAcaagttattggcagtggccgTCGCCCTTGgacttaaaaagtaagactgcaaggcatcaaATTTCCACcacgttattggcagtgggcctctccTTGGACCTTAAAAGAAGACTGCTCAAAGGcatcaatttccacagttattggcagttgggCCTCTCCTTGGAACTAAAAAGATAGACTGCTAAGGCAATCAATTTCCCACAGTTTATTGGTCAGTAGGGTGGGCCTCTCCTTGGTACTAAAAAGAAGACGGCTAAGGCACAATTTTCCAATTCCCAGTTTTATGGGCAGTGGGCCTCTCCTTGGGACTAAAAAATGAAGAACTGCTAAGGCATCAATTTCCCAACAGGTTTATTGGTCAGTGGGGGCCTCTCCTTGACAAAAAGGAAAGGACTGCAAGCACATTTCCAACAAAGTTAATTGGCAGTGGGCCCTCCTTGGACTAAAAAGAAGAACTGCAAAGGCAACAATTTAAGCCACAGTTATTTTGGCAGTGGGCCCTCCTGCCCTtggactaaaaagtaagactgcaaggcagcaatttatACAGTTATCGGCAGTGGGCCTCTCCTTGGACTAAAagttagactgcaaggcagcaatttccataGTTATTGCAGTAGGCCTTCCTCCTTTGGGGATAAAAACgctagactgcaaggcagcattttccacagttattggcagtgggcctctccTTGGAACAAAAGTTagaactgcaaggcagcatttcccCACATTATATCGACAGTGGTCCTCTCCTTGGACTCAAAAAGTTAGACTGCACGGGCAGCCTGTACACAGTTATCGCAGTGGGGCCTCTCCTTTGAATAAAGgttaagattgcaaggcagcaatttccacattTATCGCAGTGGCCTCTCCTTTGACTAAAAGTTAGACTGCaagcagcaatttccacagttattggcatggGCCTCTCCTTGGACTAAAAAGACGACTGCTAGCATCAATTtcaacagttattggcagtgggcctctcTTGGACTAAAAAAAGACTGCAAGGCTCcaattttccacagttattggcgtgggCCTCTCCTTGACTAAAAAGAGACTGCTAGGCATCAATTTCCCCATTATGGCATGGTCCTCTCCTTGGGACCTAAAAGAAGACTAGCCAATTGGCATCAATTTCCACAaaaagttattggcagtgggcctcggcCTTTGATTAAAAGTAGAACTGGCAAAGGCATCAATTTTCCACCAGTTATTGCAGTGGGCCTCTCCTTGACTTTAAAAAGAAGACTGCTTAGGGCATCAATTTCCACCGTTATGGCAGTGGGCCTCTTCCTTGGACCTAAAAATAAGACTGCCTTAGGCATCaatttttccacagttattggcaaaaAAGTGGGCCTCTCCTTGGACTAagaagactgcaaagcagcaatTTTCCACAGTTAATTCGGCAGTGGGCCTCTCCTTGGACCAAAAAGTTAGACTGGCAGgccagcaatttccacagttaaaTCGGCCAGTGGCCTCTCCTTTGACTAAAGGGTTaacctgcaaggcagcatttcACCAGTTTATTCGGTCAGTGGGCCTCTCCTttgattaaaaagtaaaaaggacTGCAAGGCATCAATTTTTCCGAccggttattggcagtgggctctCAAAATTTGCCTAAAAGAAGACTGCTATGCATCATTTCCATTTccaagttattggcagtgggcatcTCCTtggactaaaaaagtaagactgcaaaggcaGCATTATACAGTTTATCGCAAGTGGGCCTCCTTGGactaaaaaattaagactgcaaggcagcatttccaTTGAGTTATTGGCAGTCCCAGTAGGGCTCTCCTTGGAGTAAAAAGCTAGAATGCAAGGCAGGcaattttccacagttattggcagtgggcctctccTTGGACCAAAAAAGTTAGAACCGCTAAGGCAGGCAATGTCCATCAGTATCGCAGTGGGCCTCTCCTTGGACAAAAAAGTTAgatagactgcaaggcagcaaatTTCACCCGTTACGGCACGTGGGCCTCTCCCTTGACTAAAAGGTTAGAGTGCAAGGcaagcaatttccacagttatcggcagtgggcctctcctttgactaaaaagttagtcctgcaaggcagcaattccacagttattggcaggggcCTATCCGGACTAAAAAGAAGACCTGCTAGGCATCAATTTACACAGttaattggcagtgggcctctccTTGGACTAAAAGAAGACTGCAACGGCATTCAATTGTTCCAACAGTTATGGCAGTGGGCCTCTCCTTGGACTAAAAAGAAGACTGCTAGGcatcaatttccacagttattggcagtgggcctctccTTGGACTAAAAagaagactgcaaggcatcaATTTCCACAGTTTATTGCAGGTGGGCCCTCGCCTTtgattaaaaagtaagactgccaggcatacaatttccacagttattggcagctgGGCCTCTCCttggactaaaaaaaaagaaggactGCTAGGCATCAATGTCCACAGTTATGGCAGTGGGAGTGGGCCTCTCCTGGACTAAAAAGAGACTGCTAGGCAATTTCAATTTccaacagttattggcagtgggcctctccTTGGGACTAAAAAAGAAGgatctgcaaggcagcaatttccacagttatcggccaGTGGCCTTCTCCTTGGACCAAAAATTAGCTGAAAGGCAGCAAACTTCAACCAGTTATCGGCAGTGGCCTTCCTTTGACTAAAATGTTAGACTCGCAAAGGCAGCACTTTCCAACAGTCCATCGGCCGTGGGGCCTCTCCTTtgattaaaaagtaagactgcaaggcatcaatttccacagttattggcagtgggcctctccTTGGACTAAAAagaagactgcaaggcatcaatttccacagttattggcagtgggcctctccTTGGACTAAAAAAAAGAAGACCTAGCTAGGATTCAATTTCCACAGGTATTGGCAGGTGGGCCTCTCCTCGGACGAAAAAAGAAGACTGCAAGGCATCCAATTTCCACAGTTGCATGGCAGTGGGCCTTCCTGGACTAAAaagaagactgcaaggcagccaaGTTTCCACaggttattggcagtgggcctcgcctttgattaAAAAGTAAGACCTGCAAAGGCATCaagttccacagttattggcaggtgCCTCTCCCTGGGACTAAAAAAGGACCGGGCAAGCACCAATTTCAACCAAGTTATTGGCAAAAAAGTGGGCCTCTCCTTGGACTAAAAagaagactgcaaggcatcaatttccacagttattggcagtgggcctctccTTGGACTAAAAagaagactgcaaggcatcaatttccacagttattggcagtgggcctcttTTCCTTTGACTAGTAAGACTTGGCAAGCCATCAATTTCCAAACAGGTTATTGGAGGGGGCCTCTCCTTGGACTAAAAAAGAAGACTGCTAGGcatcaatttccacagttattggcagtgggcctctccTTAGGACTAAGAAAAAGAAGACttgcaaagggggggggggggggggggggggggtggaacatcaatttccacagttattggcagtgggcctctccTTGGACTAAAAagaagactgcaaggcatcaatttccacagttattggcagtgggcctcgcctttgattaaaaagtaagactgcaaggcagaagcCGCCTTTTAGTCGCCtgttacgacacgcaggacctacggtggtagtattcttacacccctgccACATGGTCGTTTTTCCCAATTGAAATgaagtatatattctataaatgtaTGGTTTTGAAAACCTAGACTTGCGATTTATAATTCTAAATCGCTTTCAGGAAGTGTGGCAGTGAAAATGGAACCGtccaataatgttaaaaaccttagcaagtcttctttttttatttgcgaACTTGGTAACATCGTTAAATTGGCCATACTTGTTTTCGTGATCAATATGTAACTGAAAGAAGTGTGGAAATGTGTGGAGAAGTGATTACGGTATATGCAAAGGAGTTTGGTTCCCCACAGACTTACGaatgtttacatattttataaagctttgctatttccttaattttttgtttattcaacaATGAATCCTTTAGACGACCCTGGATAGGCTGACGTGCAGCTTGGcttgtaatagtaatagtaataaggaGATAAATAGTTGACAGGACTAAGGGGAGGGGGAGCTTGATTCAGGAGGTTGGAGACTTTTGCGCTGCTTGGACCCGTTGCTAAGTCAGTTTTCATTGCCATGTAAGTAAAGTTTTAACCCAAATTCCTGCTTTGACTTTGGGCTGTAATGATCTCAGAACCAAGAACTATAAAGTAAAACTGGTTCCTTACTCGAATAGCATCTCATGTCACCTGTAAAATAAATTATCCTTGACGTGCGAAAAAGTGAAAGGGCTTCGCAGTAATTGTGGAGACTGGCTAAAGTTTACCAGTTGataaaccagttttctttgaaaggCAACAAAGAAAACGGTATGATGTTTTTCAGAGGAAACTCATGTACGTGTTTCGCGCATAACACCCGTAAGTCATACGTAGATACTTTTCATGTGGAGAGTGTTATTATTAGGGAGTGTCTATGATTATTATTGAAAACTGACGTTCGTAGCATAAGAACGTCAAGAGTTTAATATGCTGATGCAAAAATCGgcagagaatgtttttttttataagtcctGATTTATTACAAATGTTACTTGAATTCCTAGCGTTAAGTAACCTTATTATCATTACTTAGTTCTGAAGGCAGTTGTGTCGTATTACTATTTGCAACCAGTTCCAAGAACGATCGAAGATATAGTACTTCCGATTACAGTACGTATAAACAGTCATCATACAAttttcctgtaggtaccatttctTGGCAGCATTGTGCTTTTCAGTACACTCCACTGCAGTTCTGTAAAACTAGTTCATCAATCAGGTTCAACCTATTTGAAAAGTTGAGACCATGGGTAATGATGGTGCAGTGGCTCAAGAGTTCATTCCAGCTTCGCTGTCATGTTTCCAACGGTTTGAGTTGGTGGTTGCTTTGGAATGCAGTGACAGTAAAATTTTTGCTTTACAGTGGGAACCACTTTGAAAATGTCTCATGGGTTACGGCCACTTTTGTACTTGTGTTTCCAAACATGTTAGCATTGATTTCCACAGTATGGTCTGTTACTTCAAATATTTAATGAACTCAAGTGTTTAGAAAGTGTGCCCAAGTGAGCTTTGAAATGGGAGTAAACGAGAAATTCTTCACAAGTCGTAAAGTACTTCATGTTACCAATGTAAGTTTGTTTACTGAGGGATAATGTTGGCGTTCAGTGGAGCAGAAACCAAAGCAATGCTCgtgatatgtaataaaaaaaaatcataattgttGATCGCCTCATTTTAACTGCGACCTCTACATTGGTGAAAATTGTGGTCTTGTTCAGGATGAACACCAGAAATCCCTGGCAGTGGGTTTATAGATAGGGTGAAGTCACTGAATGGTCTGTCTTCTCGGCTTTAGGTTTGGACGCCTGTTGGTTGACCTTGCTTAAAAACGAGTTGGCAACGGCAGGCGTCAATGCCCTTAGTGAGCTAGCATCTTAAATGGTTTCtatttttagtatgtatatatatatatatatatatatatatatatgtgtgtgtgtgtgtgtgtgtgtgtgtgtgtgtgtgtgtgtgtgtgtgtgtgtgtcacaaacACATACGTATAATCCTTTATCTGTTGGAAATTGTACTTAGCAAAGTTGGAATTAATTCTTTGAGCCACGGTACCATTAaccataatctatatatatatatatatatatatatatatatatatatatatatatatatatatttgaattttatacaTTTGTTGAGTCTGTGGTTTTTTATATCTCCCAGttggttttatgtatgtatgtatagctatgtatacacacacacacacacatatatatatatatatatatatatatatatatatatatatatatatatatatatatatatatatatatataaactgcgaGGTATGGACAACCACTAACTAACTGTTCATATAATAAGGTTGTGTAATTATGACTGCCTTTTGATGCTTTATAGCTGCTTgccattattaaaaatatttattacaaaaagtgatACATAACAGAACAGAGTATTAGCAAATATTGAGAAATATTATGAACAGTGTTTACTTTCCCAGTGAATCAGAGGTGGTGGGGGGCACGATCTGAGATCGGCATATCAGTAAAGACCTTACACTTTTAGAATTAAGGTTTATACTCACCTGACTATACCACTTCATCCATTCTAGGTCTATATTAAGGCTAGTAGTGGTGCCAAGCCCATATCCTCGGAAACCAGGTATAATGTGGTTTTTATGATATTAAGCTTTGCTATTTTGTAACTAGTTCCTCGcacataaataagaaaattttctGTCTCAGAGGACTTCACTcgtcagaaaaagaaaataccgTTTCTATGGCTAATTTGAGCTGGCGAGAGGTGTAGTGCAAGCAGCTTGTGTCCAAGGGTCTGTTCGTATTCATTCAGTACTGAGCCCAGCTTTAAAGTAAAGTTGctacatttaatatatttattaattggaTCTTATTATTTGGAAAGCTAAAAATCAGTTTGGCCATCCGTTGACCCTTGTTTATTGGTTCATTAACTGCAGTTCTCCATAGAGATTTATGCACGACCCGCCACTGCAAGCAACGAAATAGTAGAGTATTTGAAGGGAGCAAATGACTGCAACAAGATCTGGATAATCGTCATACTAGTTTTAGAGTAAATAAATGGGAATCTCGAGAACAGAATTGAACAGACTCTGCACAGTCGCTGCGAAGAtagcagtagaaaaaaaaaaaggtaaagtagCTTCCGATGTCTAAGTTCTGAACGtaactgaaaggtgtaacaggaggaaaaccttgcagttgcactatgaatcaattgttagaagtgtgtggaaagtaagagggaagaaagtgaatatggaaGGAAGTGCGGTAAAGGGAAcggaagggtttgcagctaggggtcgaaggtatgctgcaaagaaccctaagtgcaccgcatgaggtgcactgacggcactaactccttTTAGGGGACGGAGTTGGGAGGGATGTTTTAGTTACAGATTGAGTATAGCCTAAGTAAGAGTCATACACTTGACCAGTTAGCAGAACTTGACATGGCGTCACCAGTGCCTAATTGTTTCATGTGAGCATTTTGCTCATCAGAAATCTCGAGTTGAGTGCAAGGAGGCGTCTGAAACTATCGAAGTACTTAATTAGCTAAAAGATAGTACTGGGTAACGCCAGGATTCCTTTGAGATTTAATTTGGTTTCGGAGATCCCGGAGAAGAATGGTTCGTGGTGGCAGCTAGATAGTGAATAGTCTTTGTTTTAATATGAAAACCATAATCTATCATTAGGAAGGTCATTTATCAGATATTTACGGAATCCTTAAATTGTCGCAGTTTCCGAGAAGAAATTTTGAATAATACTCGAAAGGTTTCACCTAACTTTGTTAATTGATCCAGGTAAGCAGAATGGTAGAATCAAGACTGAAGTCCAAAGTCATTCGGTATTTAGGCTTTTACGagaagaaaataactttttttgttgaacattttatatttataacaaaataagatacattcatatttatatactatgtattaaaataaaactttaattctaTACACATCTGAAGGAAGAACTTCATTCAAACATATGTAGATATTTTGGTTAGTCGTTAATGTATGTGCATGCGGTGTTTTgcttgtgtgcatatatatatatatatatatatatatatatatatatatatataatatatatatatatatatatatatattgtgaactgTTAATGGCCACCATTAATCTCACAATCCTAGAACTGAAATGAAGAGTCTAGCAATCTTGAAAGGATTGCCTGTGTACACATGTATTAATGGATATTGATAATGTGGTAATCACCTTCCGAATAATATAATCCTTTTGaccttttttacttttatcttctgaAATCTTAATCTTCAGCGATTAATGTTCTCAATACTTATGGCACAAGGTGCTATACCTTACATATTCAGTATTACCGTATCACctgcattcatttttcttttcctgttaaCGATTAAAAACTTGTTTTTTGTCTTAGTAATGGTATAGTCTGTATTTAGATTTTCAATAAACTAAGGTTTTCAAAGCGAAACCGTCATTACTTTATTGTGTACGTCTGATTCGGTATGTTACGTTAATTACTAAGCACATTATGGCAGATGGATAACATTTAACAGTTGACGTAAAAAGATTTTTGATAACATTGTATCAGCTGGAACAACCGGTTTCCGAGTCTGTAAATGTTGAAAGATATGTGATCTGAAAACTCCgtaaggaaatgagaggaatctTCGTTAGGATTATTCGCTATTTACATGTTTCAACTAGATTTGTGAAAAGGGAAAATCGACATCCGTTTGAAATCTTAAGAACTAGGATAACTGAGGAAGCGTATCTCGGCCAGTGTGCGTTCTGGACACCTGCAGTGTCAAAATTCTACTGAAGCGATACAAAATTCACCTTTGATCCGTAAATGGGAGGACTTTCTTCTAAAGGCTCTAATCCAACGATGGCTGGTTCGCTCTGTGTCACGCAATCGAGAAATTGCCTTGTGCTTCATAAACCTGCTTAACTCAGTGTAGTTTTTAGTTAGTTTGACCTCATTGCCCTTGTCTTTTGCCATAATCCTCACTTAGTATTGACGTTGGAGATACGATgatgtattttaaatgtaatttcttgAATACACACCTCACTTCACATGGTAACTTTTCAATATCCGTCCATTTGATATTACTTTCTCTGTAATTACTATCATTGGAAGTAGagtcatcgtttttttttattgtgtgtagTTATCTTCAAACCCATATCTTTTCAGCTGTTTCCTTAAGTAGTCACTACCATTTAGAGTGGGTGACCTGTCTTGGTTGAGTATAGCTATCCTTTGATTTCCGAGTACCAACCCTGTTACCTTCCGTAAGCATTTGGAGAACAAGCAACCAACCATCAAGTGAAGGTTGAAACTCCCTTTGTTTACTAGATACCAGCCATTACAAGGTGTCCGATAACTCGCTCCCATTATCATTGAAGTGTCTGAAAACTCATTAACCATCGTACAGTGACTGGAAAATCATGATTCATCATCGTAAAAGTCTGCAGAAAATCATCAGCTTTGACAGGTGTCCAAGCTTTTCGGTCATCGTGGAGGCCTCGTCCGAAAACTTGCAACTAGCCAATCGTGTATGAGCCCGAACTCCCCTCCAGAGACGGTCACAGTGAGCGCATGAGACCAGATGTTACTTACCAGCCATAGTTTCTAAAGCTGACTTGAAGGCGTTAATAATAACCAGACATGGCGGCAGGCGCCGCCGGGGCAGGTACGGTTGGCTGCGGGTACTGGTatcctcctccccctccgccTCCGCAGGAAGCTTGAACCGTCCTCACAGCGGTACTGGTGACTGTCTGTGTAATGAACTGCGGAACTCTCTGAGTCTGCGTAACGACTTGCTGACTGACGACCGTGGAAGTTATGGTCTGCGTGATGTAAGAGAACTGAGGAACCTGCTGAGCCTGCGTCTGCGTCACTGTCTGCGTTATATACTGTGGCACAGTCTGCGTCTGCGTCACCGGGTTGTTTTGGACTTGATAGCTGGTGACGGTTTGCGTGATGACTTGGTTTTGCGTCTGGGTGAAGGTCTGGGTGATGACCTGGTTCTGGAATTGCGTGGAGGTGACTGTTTGGGTGATGTAGTTCGTCGAAAATTGCGTCGCCGTGCTGACTTGGAACTGCGTCGAGGTCTGGAAGACCGTCTGGAACTGGAAAAGGAGAAAGCATGAGAAAAATCAACCAGAAAAGTTGAGATTAGTATTTTTCAAGATAGTCTTTACATCAGAATTAATTAGTATTATTCCGTAGGTTATAAATTGATCATATTTATCATCAAAATGAAGATCTTAAAGCAAATTTTATCGGCTCAATTATTGTAACCATTCTCCCAAACAGTCCGGTCAACCCCTGGTCAGTATTAGCAATTATAAGAGCAGTAATGTTATATCAATATCACTGAAATCGTGCGGTGGAAGACTAATAAAAAAACGATTACAGTCTACTTACTTGAGTTTGGAACTGCGTTTGAGTCTGGAATTGAGTCTGCGTTTGCGTTCTGTACTCCGTTTGGAACTGGGTTTGTGTCTGAGTTATGTACTGCAGCTGGGTATCGGTGATGTAAGCTGTCTCGGTGAAGTATTGAGCCCTTGTCACGTACTGGACGTTGCTTACGATCTGCATTAAGAAAGGAGTGTTTGAAGTGTGAAAAATAGATTCTTAAGGAAATCGCCGTCTCATTTCATTTAAATTCATCCATTTCATTTACTGATAACTTGggatttatgaaagaaataatCTTCGACTAGAAATAATTGGCAGTTAACAAGTTTACATGTGCGAAGATGACTGTAACGGATGAGTAGATCAACTTTTGAAGCGAATAGTTCTCACATATTACATGGTAGGTGAAGGGGACATAATACTTAGATTTTACCCTGCAACTTGAAGCAGTTTCATGGTCGAATAATGACTGATTTACAATTATGATCGTTCTCTTTCTCTGGGGTAATGTATTTTACGTGAAGTCATGCGAACGTAGAGATATTCAGATTCtacttcaaatgagagagagaaagaaagagagattgtGCTTGTCTGGCATTTTGAAGTTAGAGTGATCAAGAACTCATATTCCTGAGGGCTGAAAGAACATTCAGAGATAATATGCTCGAATAATCATATACGGTTTAGGACTTTGTCTTGTTTGGATAAGATGCAAAGAATAACATTCAAAATAGTATCTGTAAAAAGGTAGGTAATCAGAGGCAATAGTAACATAAATTCAAAATGATGATGTAAACGTAAACATGTTCATTTGATCTGTACCCATTTTAtattatactcttatatataaagTAGGTATATGTAGAACAGTAGTACCTCGGTTTGAGTCTGGATGATGGGTGGCACTACCGAAGTGACGACCTGTTGCTGGACGACTGTTGAGGGGTAATATTGCGTCTGTGTGATCTGAGAGTAGACGGTCGTGGGGAGCGCCCTCGTTCGAGTTTGGATGACCGTGGTGGGGAT
Encoded proteins:
- the LOC135221690 gene encoding transcription elongation regulator 1-like, with the translated sequence MLPALTILLLAQSVIIQGKPQFGLSQSYGPPQPSRNSPPAPPPPLPPPPPTSSYGPPIGPAPAPAPIVPPINFPPANFPPANFPPLTPSVPSSLYDLPAGGPNDVPAQGCNAQTQYSVVTTTRFIPTTVIQTRTRALPTTVYSQITQTQYYPSTVVQQQVVTSVVPPIIQTQTEIVSNVQYVTRAQYFTETAYITDTQLQYITQTQTQFQTEYRTQTQTQFQTQTQFQTQFQTVFQTSTQFQVSTATQFSTNYITQTVTSTQFQNQVITQTFTQTQNQVITQTVTSYQVQNNPVTQTQTVPQYITQTVTQTQAQQVPQFSYITQTITSTVVSQQVVTQTQRVPQFITQTVTSTAVRTVQASCGGGGGGGYQYPQPTVPAPAAPAAMSGYY